One Porphyromonas pogonae genomic region harbors:
- a CDS encoding HU domain-containing protein → MNSRIVSHIKRNILLHQCVVVPGLGGFVMQTIPAYFNREEHLAYPPKEQIHFNEFLNHRDGLLEESYARVYAVSLRRARVMLEEDIKILRQELISERIVDLGGIGKLSLSEGGKLSFSNTVKEDRFAGCAYGLIPVSLPIRIEERAAMQSETSHNQKEAIHAESTPTELIPSTGIPQISMHKEGYVYIPKKVIHIAAAVILLCLCILPFGSVKETNRNYTASFVPTEITANKLWSNNWKEVFKQSEPATNKSVEISPQDQRFSSSSHDNNIRIITSPTNSKRYYVVIATIKDVKKATSYYQAHVDAAILPHAGMLQSKSINRIFADSFDTAKEAYTYLNQLTKNQPQHSTAWVYLSE, encoded by the coding sequence ATGAACTCACGTATAGTATCGCACATCAAACGAAACATATTGTTGCATCAATGCGTAGTAGTACCGGGCTTGGGTGGTTTCGTGATGCAAACCATACCTGCATACTTTAATCGCGAAGAGCACTTAGCATATCCCCCTAAAGAACAAATACATTTCAACGAATTTCTCAATCATCGTGACGGATTGTTAGAGGAGAGCTATGCACGTGTTTATGCCGTATCTCTCAGGCGAGCCAGAGTAATGCTCGAAGAAGACATCAAGATACTCCGCCAAGAATTGATTTCGGAGCGCATAGTTGATTTGGGAGGGATAGGCAAACTATCATTGAGTGAAGGCGGTAAATTATCCTTTTCCAATACAGTCAAAGAAGATCGCTTTGCGGGGTGTGCATATGGTCTTATTCCCGTATCCTTACCTATTCGTATAGAAGAGAGAGCTGCTATGCAATCAGAGACTTCTCATAACCAGAAAGAAGCTATACATGCGGAATCCACACCCACCGAGCTTATACCATCAACAGGTATACCTCAGATATCTATGCACAAAGAGGGCTACGTATATATACCTAAGAAAGTCATACACATAGCGGCTGCCGTAATATTGCTTTGCCTGTGCATTTTGCCTTTCGGATCTGTCAAAGAAACCAATCGCAACTACACTGCGAGTTTTGTTCCTACTGAAATCACGGCCAATAAGCTATGGAGTAATAATTGGAAAGAAGTATTCAAGCAATCAGAACCCGCAACAAACAAAAGTGTAGAGATATCTCCTCAGGATCAGCGTTTTTCCTCAAGTAGTCATGATAATAACATTCGCATCATCACTTCGCCCACAAACAGTAAGCGATATTATGTAGTCATAGCTACGATCAAAGATGTAAAAAAAGCGACGAGCTATTATCAGGCTCACGTAGATGCAGCTATACTCCCTCATGCGGGTATGCTCCAAAGCAAATCCATCAATCGCATATTTGCCGACTCTTTCGATACAGCCAAAGAAGCCTATACGTATCTCAATCAATTGACCAAAAACCAGCCACAGCACAGCACGGCATGGGTTTATCTAAGTGAATAA
- a CDS encoding transglutaminase domain-containing protein, which yields MKSLSKRKSLIFSTLCACSLLFSCSKETPEIQPDNAEKTKTEDTKPIPGSTTPTLSDTPDYKAKNMMDSLFHVMEEAALGWKRTVNVEKFNIRAHKTGSGEDYQSLFYKFVESHPYLFHLHSSWIRIQYNPQTDLLNQFEFSYRNSDIDKSSYVRNYIQAVETAYKSTIENGMKPIDVFYSIHNYVGEKTFYQENSQAHDAYGSLVTGKAVCEGYSRALFRLLNPLDIQVICCTSARHMWNRVKLDNSWYNCDVTWDDNESKDRAQNRARFMLTSDSKFYSMDNHDRISHEGDTLTVNNRKFEGSNYFFRNNTYNSNAHFKKGYWYYLDLNKMSINRDALDGKGPQQLHQCKQSYYTHSLYKKVEFGENKIFFIESSDNEFMISSIDYDGKNYKVEKKVTRNELMYDKSINLEPGKKSDRYIDRHVLLGEIALCKYVMMFYNNGKYYKFSNTSECGKIRKLIYNAEQACKNKTTAQYQYFYNELTKCRKSYPSNMPM from the coding sequence ATGAAATCTTTATCTAAGAGAAAAAGTCTTATCTTTTCTACCCTCTGTGCATGTTCGTTATTGTTCTCATGCTCCAAAGAAACTCCGGAAATACAGCCTGACAATGCTGAAAAAACAAAAACCGAGGATACCAAACCGATACCCGGATCGACTACCCCAACCTTATCTGACACTCCTGATTATAAGGCAAAGAACATGATGGACTCTCTTTTTCATGTCATGGAAGAAGCTGCTCTCGGTTGGAAGAGAACTGTAAATGTTGAGAAATTCAATATCAGGGCACACAAAACAGGCTCAGGAGAAGACTACCAATCCCTCTTCTATAAATTTGTAGAAAGCCATCCATACCTGTTCCATCTGCATTCTTCGTGGATAAGAATTCAGTACAACCCTCAAACAGATCTGCTTAATCAGTTTGAATTTTCTTACAGAAACAGCGATATTGATAAATCATCCTATGTACGCAACTATATACAAGCCGTAGAAACAGCTTACAAATCGACAATCGAAAACGGGATGAAACCTATAGACGTCTTTTATTCCATCCACAATTATGTAGGAGAAAAAACCTTTTATCAGGAGAACTCCCAGGCCCATGATGCATACGGCTCCCTGGTTACCGGCAAGGCTGTATGCGAAGGATATAGCCGTGCCCTATTTAGACTCCTCAACCCGTTGGACATCCAAGTGATTTGTTGTACCAGTGCAAGACATATGTGGAATAGGGTGAAACTCGATAACTCATGGTACAACTGCGATGTTACTTGGGACGACAATGAATCGAAAGACAGAGCTCAAAACAGAGCTCGATTTATGCTCACATCCGACAGCAAGTTCTATAGTATGGACAATCATGACAGAATCAGTCACGAGGGAGATACTCTCACGGTAAACAACAGAAAGTTCGAAGGATCCAATTATTTCTTCAGAAATAACACGTACAACTCGAACGCACATTTCAAAAAAGGATACTGGTATTATCTTGATCTTAATAAGATGTCTATCAACAGAGATGCCCTTGACGGCAAAGGTCCTCAGCAACTACATCAATGCAAACAATCATATTACACCCATTCATTATACAAAAAGGTGGAATTTGGCGAAAATAAGATATTTTTCATCGAAAGTTCCGATAATGAATTCATGATTTCATCTATTGATTATGACGGTAAGAATTATAAAGTTGAGAAAAAGGTAACTCGTAATGAGCTTATGTATGACAAGAGCATAAATCTTGAACCCGGAAAAAAGAGCGACAGATATATTGATCGCCATGTCTTATTGGGCGAGATAGCACTCTGTAAATATGTGATGATGTTTTATAACAATGGTAAGTATTATAAATTCAGTAATACAAGCGAGTGTGGAAAGATCCGAAAATTGATATATAATGCGGAACAAGCATGCAAAAACAAGACTACAGCCCAGTATCAATATTTCTATAATGAACTCACTAAATGCAGAAAATCATACCCCAGCAATATGCCTATGTAA
- a CDS encoding DUF2284 domain-containing protein, which yields MSVKYELVDYKKDINVREFMQGCVDVVRIQAFCYNCPHYGKIWSCPPFDFDIMSVWNRYFMLRLWGRKIIFDKHVTQQHLSPDALHSIITKTLSKEKVRMNNELMASERLCVGSLALNPGRCETCEYCAKALGKDCIYPTTLRYSIEALGGDVCIAMERYFNQKIQWSTADKLPEYLFLVGALLKE from the coding sequence ATGAGTGTTAAATATGAGCTTGTAGATTACAAAAAAGACATTAATGTACGTGAATTTATGCAGGGATGTGTAGATGTGGTTAGAATACAGGCATTTTGCTATAATTGCCCTCATTATGGTAAGATTTGGTCTTGTCCGCCCTTTGATTTTGACATAATGTCTGTATGGAATAGATATTTTATGTTGAGATTGTGGGGACGAAAGATTATTTTTGATAAACATGTTACACAACAACATTTAAGTCCTGATGCTCTCCATAGCATAATAACCAAAACCTTGTCGAAGGAGAAAGTCAGAATGAATAACGAGCTTATGGCTAGTGAGCGCCTATGTGTGGGTTCGCTAGCGCTAAACCCAGGTCGGTGTGAAACTTGTGAGTATTGTGCTAAAGCTTTAGGCAAAGATTGTATTTATCCCACGACACTGCGTTACTCCATTGAAGCATTAGGCGGAGATGTGTGTATTGCAATGGAAAGATATTTCAATCAAAAGATTCAGTGGAGCACCGCTGATAAACTCCCGGAATATTTATTTTTGGTAGGAGCCCTGCTAAAAGAATAA
- a CDS encoding ATP-dependent Clp protease ATP-binding subunit — protein MTYNYTDTFRNSLENSYRLAESFRLPIVTPDILVLGIIESGGNSGTDFLYNLGFDPAEISERIKNEVIGINNNGHQIVVPVFDSESRHCIVRAARICQERGDDAISPLHLMWAVLQTQNNNYLKEFFMNKNIDIEKLMNMDVAFEDSSLQTQDYNPLNGYKDNDFDDNDNMQDDEQDKPASGVGKSSASSATSVTHEPGSSTPALDSFGNDITALAEKGKLDPVVGRTREIERVIQILSRRKKNNPVLIGEPGVGKSAIVEGLAQRIVQRKVSRVLFDKRIVSLDLGLLVAGTKYRGQFEERLKAIIDELKKNTNIILFIDELHTIVGAGSAAGSMDTANMLKPALARGELQCIGATTIDEYRKNIEKDGALERRFQKVQVEPSTKDETLEILRNIKSHYENYHFVNYTDEAIKAAVDLTDRYVNGRFFPDKAIDALDESGASVHISKIGVPVEIENMETELSSLQENKLNAVKAQNYELAASFRDKERSLETAIAEAKINWQKEMVNHRETVSEQDVAKVVALMTGVPVERIAQEENIRLKDMALNLKKSVVGQDEAVDKLTKAIQRSRLGLRDEKRPIGTFLFLGPTGVGKTHLAKELSRYLFDSDDALIRVDMSEYMEKFAVSRLVGAPPGYVGYEEGGQLTEQVRRHPYSVVLLDEIEKAHADVYNLLLQVLDEGYLTDSEGRKIDFRNTVIIITSNVGTRQVKDFGRGIGYSVSSEINKEYSDSLIKKALNKTFSPEFLNRLDEIVLFDSLDKASIRSIIDIELKSISDRIRKAGYEIELTDEAKDLIASQGYDVQYGARPLKRALQKEVEDKLTDMILSGEIAKGEKLILSVEDGRIVRVK, from the coding sequence ATGACTTATAATTATACTGACACCTTTAGAAATTCTTTGGAAAATAGCTATAGGCTTGCAGAGAGTTTTAGATTGCCTATTGTGACACCGGATATCCTTGTTCTGGGTATTATTGAAAGCGGTGGTAACTCAGGCACGGACTTCTTGTACAATCTTGGCTTTGATCCTGCTGAAATATCAGAAAGGATCAAAAATGAGGTTATAGGTATCAATAATAATGGTCACCAAATTGTGGTACCGGTGTTTGATTCCGAATCAAGACATTGTATTGTAAGAGCTGCACGTATATGTCAGGAGAGGGGCGATGATGCCATCAGTCCTTTACATCTTATGTGGGCTGTATTGCAGACACAGAATAACAACTATTTGAAAGAGTTTTTTATGAACAAGAATATAGATATAGAAAAACTGATGAATATGGATGTTGCTTTTGAAGACTCATCTTTACAGACTCAGGATTATAACCCGCTGAATGGTTATAAGGATAATGATTTTGACGACAACGACAATATGCAGGATGATGAGCAAGACAAACCCGCTTCAGGTGTGGGGAAATCTTCAGCATCGTCTGCTACGTCCGTGACTCACGAACCCGGCAGTAGTACTCCTGCTCTTGATAGTTTTGGTAATGACATTACTGCTTTGGCTGAAAAAGGCAAACTTGACCCGGTGGTTGGAAGAACTCGTGAAATCGAGCGAGTGATACAGATCCTTAGTAGAAGAAAGAAAAACAATCCTGTGCTGATAGGAGAACCCGGTGTGGGTAAAAGTGCGATTGTTGAGGGATTGGCTCAAAGGATAGTGCAAAGAAAAGTAAGCCGAGTATTATTTGACAAGCGTATTGTTAGTTTGGACTTAGGATTGCTTGTGGCCGGTACCAAATACAGAGGCCAGTTTGAAGAAAGACTTAAGGCAATAATAGACGAACTGAAGAAGAATACTAATATAATTCTTTTTATTGATGAGTTGCACACCATAGTGGGAGCCGGATCTGCTGCCGGATCTATGGATACTGCCAATATGCTTAAGCCTGCCCTGGCTCGTGGTGAATTGCAATGTATAGGAGCCACGACTATAGACGAATATAGAAAGAACATAGAGAAGGATGGTGCCCTTGAGAGAAGATTCCAAAAGGTACAGGTAGAACCGTCGACCAAAGACGAAACTCTTGAGATATTGAGAAATATCAAGTCACACTATGAAAATTATCATTTTGTAAACTACACAGATGAAGCGATAAAGGCCGCAGTAGATTTGACTGATAGATATGTCAATGGGCGTTTCTTCCCTGATAAAGCTATTGATGCATTGGATGAAAGTGGTGCAAGTGTACATATCTCAAAAATAGGGGTGCCCGTGGAAATTGAAAATATGGAGACCGAACTTTCTTCATTGCAAGAAAATAAATTAAATGCAGTGAAAGCTCAGAACTACGAGCTAGCCGCATCGTTCCGTGACAAGGAAAGATCTTTGGAGACAGCTATAGCCGAAGCTAAAATAAACTGGCAAAAGGAGATGGTAAACCATAGAGAGACCGTATCAGAACAAGATGTTGCTAAAGTCGTGGCTCTGATGACAGGTGTGCCTGTGGAGCGAATTGCTCAGGAGGAGAATATTCGTCTAAAAGACATGGCGCTCAATCTTAAAAAATCAGTAGTGGGACAAGATGAGGCTGTAGATAAACTCACCAAAGCTATCCAACGAAGTCGCTTAGGTCTGAGAGATGAGAAAAGACCTATAGGTACATTTTTGTTCTTAGGCCCTACGGGAGTTGGAAAAACTCACTTGGCTAAAGAATTGAGCAGATACCTTTTTGACTCCGACGATGCTTTGATCAGAGTAGATATGAGTGAGTATATGGAGAAGTTTGCTGTATCACGTTTAGTAGGGGCTCCTCCCGGATACGTTGGCTATGAAGAAGGAGGACAGCTTACCGAACAAGTGAGACGCCATCCTTACTCCGTAGTCTTACTAGATGAGATCGAAAAAGCGCATGCTGATGTCTATAATCTTTTACTACAGGTTTTGGATGAAGGTTATCTGACGGATAGTGAAGGGCGCAAGATTGACTTTAGAAATACTGTTATTATTATAACTTCTAATGTCGGAACACGTCAAGTCAAAGACTTTGGCCGAGGCATCGGTTACAGTGTTTCTTCAGAAATCAATAAGGAGTATTCAGATTCTTTGATAAAGAAGGCACTTAACAAAACATTTAGTCCTGAATTCTTAAATAGATTGGATGAAATAGTTCTGTTCGATTCTTTGGACAAAGCATCAATACGCTCTATTATTGATATAGAACTTAAGTCAATATCCGACCGAATACGTAAAGCCGGATACGAAATAGAACTGACTGATGAGGCCAAAGACCTTATTGCTTCTCAAGGATATGATGTGCAGTATGGAGCTCGGCCTCTTAAGCGAGCTTTACAAAAAGAAGTAGAGGATAAACTCACGGATATGATATTATCAGGTGAAATAGCAAAAGGCGAAAAATTGATCCTTTCAGTTGAGGATGGAAGGATAGTAAGAGTGAAATAA
- a CDS encoding RNA polymerase sigma factor codes for MSEDKVIISAKSMTDEQLLKMLEDTRTRSEAFSVVVKLYSKRIYWQMRRMVYDHQDAADLVQNTFLKAWEAIDGFRGDAKISTWLYRIALYEALNFIKKYKRENDMRVNITDDNLYLLDKLNADPYFDGDEAEKSFQKAILKLPEKQRLVFQLRYYDEMPYDQMSAITGTSQGALKASYHHAIKKLEQYLKTED; via the coding sequence ATGAGTGAAGATAAAGTCATCATATCTGCAAAATCTATGACAGACGAGCAGCTTCTGAAAATGTTGGAAGATACCCGGACACGTTCAGAAGCTTTCTCTGTTGTGGTTAAATTATATAGTAAACGCATTTATTGGCAAATGCGCCGTATGGTTTATGATCATCAGGATGCTGCCGACCTTGTACAAAATACTTTTCTAAAAGCATGGGAGGCTATTGATGGATTTAGAGGAGATGCCAAGATATCTACATGGCTATACCGCATAGCCTTATATGAGGCTCTAAATTTTATCAAAAAATATAAGCGCGAAAATGATATGCGTGTAAATATAACTGATGATAATCTCTATCTATTGGATAAGTTGAATGCTGATCCTTATTTTGATGGCGATGAAGCGGAAAAGTCTTTTCAAAAAGCTATTCTCAAACTGCCTGAAAAGCAGCGTTTGGTATTCCAATTACGTTATTATGATGAGATGCCTTATGACCAGATGTCGGCAATAACCGGTACTTCTCAAGGAGCGCTTAAAGCTAGCTATCATCATGCGATAAAGAAATTGGAGCAATATTTAAAAACAGAGGATTAA
- a CDS encoding FKBP-type peptidyl-prolyl cis-trans isomerase, producing MTISPNKYVACTYDLYVGSESERELMEQATSEKPLEYIHGMGMMLPAFEKNLFGLSAGDKFDFELSVEDAYGNRVEDAVVELPKDMFMNEKNEFDSSVVFEGNIVPMRDSEGNVLQGNVMEVREDVVVMDFNHPLAGETLHFIGEVKNVHEATAEEIEGFFGSHGGGCGCGCGDEDSSDEGCGGGCGGGCCH from the coding sequence ATGACTATTTCACCCAATAAATATGTTGCGTGTACATACGATTTGTATGTTGGCTCTGAGTCTGAAAGAGAGTTGATGGAGCAGGCTACCTCAGAAAAGCCATTGGAATATATCCATGGCATGGGTATGATGCTACCGGCTTTTGAAAAAAATCTTTTTGGATTATCTGCCGGTGATAAGTTCGATTTCGAGCTGTCTGTAGAAGATGCTTACGGTAACCGCGTGGAAGATGCTGTAGTAGAATTGCCCAAGGACATGTTCATGAATGAGAAGAATGAATTTGACTCTTCTGTTGTTTTTGAAGGTAATATTGTGCCTATGAGAGACTCTGAGGGTAACGTGCTTCAGGGAAATGTTATGGAGGTTCGCGAAGATGTAGTGGTGATGGATTTCAATCATCCTCTTGCAGGCGAAACTTTGCATTTTATCGGAGAAGTAAAAAATGTTCATGAAGCAACTGCGGAAGAAATTGAAGGTTTCTTTGGTTCACATGGTGGCGGCTGTGGCTGTGGCTGTGGAGATGAAGACTCTTCCGATGAAGGCTGTGGCGGAGGCTGCGGTGGTGGATGTTGCCATTAA
- the aroC gene encoding chorismate synthase, with product MNSFGNLFKFTSFGESHGEAIGGVIDGCPSGLKIDMDRLREAMKRRRPGQSSLSTQRDEPDEVHFLSGISNDITTGTPIAFIIKNKNVRSSDYSDLKTAFRPSHGDYTYWKKYGHVIFEGGGRASARETGIRCVVGEFAKLILAPLNISIIAYTQSVGPISTSEIKDELLTLENIDSNPVRCPDPAIASLMYDYITKLKTQGDSTGGTVKCIIKNVPAGLGEPVYDKLQSQMAFAMMSINAVKAFEYGGGFDMCARKGSEVNDSMYMHDNDVCFGSNYSGGIQAGISNGADIVFRVGFKPTASISKSQQTIDKMQHNAQITITGRHDPCVVPRAIPIVEAMAAIVLADFYLMNKSKI from the coding sequence ATGAATTCATTTGGTAATCTTTTTAAATTCACCTCATTTGGAGAGTCACACGGCGAAGCTATCGGTGGTGTTATAGATGGATGTCCATCCGGTCTTAAGATTGATATGGATCGTCTAAGGGAGGCTATGAAGAGACGTCGCCCTGGACAATCTTCTCTATCTACTCAGAGAGATGAGCCGGATGAAGTTCATTTTCTCTCGGGGATTTCCAATGACATTACTACCGGTACACCCATTGCTTTTATCATCAAAAATAAAAACGTCAGAAGTAGTGATTATTCTGATCTTAAAACGGCTTTCAGGCCCTCTCATGGTGATTATACATATTGGAAAAAGTACGGACACGTTATCTTCGAGGGAGGGGGGCGTGCTTCAGCTAGAGAGACTGGCATCCGCTGTGTAGTGGGCGAGTTTGCCAAGTTGATTTTAGCACCACTCAATATTTCTATTATAGCTTATACTCAGTCTGTGGGTCCTATTTCCACGTCAGAGATTAAAGATGAGCTTTTAACACTTGAGAATATTGACAGCAATCCTGTTCGATGTCCTGATCCCGCAATAGCTTCCTTAATGTATGATTATATCACGAAATTAAAGACCCAAGGAGATAGTACGGGGGGAACGGTTAAATGTATCATTAAGAATGTCCCGGCAGGCTTGGGAGAGCCTGTCTATGATAAACTCCAAAGCCAAATGGCTTTTGCTATGATGAGTATCAATGCCGTTAAGGCCTTTGAATATGGTGGAGGATTCGATATGTGTGCAAGAAAAGGATCGGAAGTCAATGACTCCATGTATATGCATGACAATGATGTCTGCTTCGGATCCAATTATTCAGGGGGTATACAGGCTGGTATAAGTAATGGTGCGGATATCGTATTTAGAGTTGGTTTTAAGCCCACAGCATCCATATCTAAATCTCAACAAACTATAGACAAGATGCAACATAATGCCCAAATAACCATTACCGGCAGGCATGATCCTTGTGTAGTTCCTCGTGCCATCCCTATTGTGGAAGCAATGGCTGCAATAGTATTGGCTGATTTTTACCTCATGAATAAGTCTAAAATATAA
- a CDS encoding oligosaccharide flippase family protein yields MGVVLRQSIKGTIITYTGAFIGFITTFFILTSYLTTEEIGLTRVLLEVATLLSGFSMMGMTSSIFRFFPYFKDSPDNPHCPEHGPHHGFFYYLIKVALGGALIVIPLYLILQAPISSFFSRNSALFNTYYYQVIPLSLCLLFWLTFELYAVQLMRIAIPKFIREILLRLLLIVVYLLYAFHHISLSVFIYLFVASYGLCMIFALIYLRSITPLSFKHESTYITQEIKHSFFKYTGLYVVASFGSTLASRMDLFMVSSIDSGGLNSAGIFSIAFFIVAIIEIPSRSILSISTPGMADAMKNNDIDRVNNLYKQITLYQFFTGAIIFLLIWFNIDTIFAIIPNGHIYSQGKWVVFFLGLAKLVELTFNYGNPIVSCSKYYHWNLYYTFLVTTLSIVSNLIFIPQLGIVGAAVATLITMSISYGVQQILISWRIKANPFSLNYFKIILLLSVVVGINFCIPFLFNKWLDLFFRSIIVIFIVTILAYYLRVVPEFFQKIKTKRGF; encoded by the coding sequence ATGGGCGTCGTTTTGCGACAAAGCATCAAAGGAACGATAATTACTTATACCGGTGCTTTTATAGGATTTATTACTACATTTTTTATCCTCACGTCTTACCTTACAACAGAAGAGATAGGGCTCACTCGTGTCCTGCTTGAAGTTGCTACATTACTATCCGGTTTTTCTATGATGGGTATGACCTCATCAATATTTCGATTCTTTCCTTATTTCAAAGATTCGCCTGATAATCCTCATTGCCCTGAACACGGACCCCATCATGGTTTTTTCTATTATCTCATCAAAGTTGCCTTGGGCGGAGCACTTATTGTTATACCCTTGTACCTAATCTTACAGGCGCCGATCTCCTCCTTTTTTAGCAGAAATAGTGCCTTGTTCAATACTTATTACTACCAAGTTATTCCTTTGTCTCTGTGTTTGTTATTTTGGCTCACGTTTGAGTTATATGCCGTACAATTGATGCGTATAGCTATACCCAAGTTTATTAGGGAGATATTATTGAGATTATTACTCATTGTAGTGTATCTATTATATGCCTTTCACCACATTAGTTTGTCTGTATTTATATATTTATTTGTCGCATCTTACGGGTTATGTATGATTTTTGCATTAATTTATTTGAGGAGCATAACACCTCTTTCATTTAAACATGAGTCAACTTACATCACTCAAGAAATAAAACATAGTTTTTTCAAATATACCGGATTATACGTCGTAGCATCATTCGGATCTACACTTGCCAGCCGTATGGATCTTTTTATGGTTAGTTCTATTGATTCGGGTGGACTCAATTCGGCCGGTATTTTTTCCATAGCATTCTTTATTGTTGCTATTATTGAGATACCTTCCCGCTCTATCCTTAGTATTTCCACTCCCGGCATGGCTGACGCGATGAAGAATAATGATATTGATAGAGTAAATAACCTATACAAACAGATTACCTTATATCAGTTTTTTACGGGAGCCATTATTTTCCTTCTCATTTGGTTTAATATCGATACCATTTTCGCTATCATACCTAATGGTCATATTTACTCTCAAGGTAAGTGGGTAGTCTTCTTCTTGGGATTGGCAAAGTTGGTAGAACTGACGTTCAATTATGGAAATCCCATTGTCAGTTGTTCCAAATATTATCATTGGAATCTGTATTATACCTTTTTGGTTACTACATTATCCATTGTGTCAAATCTTATTTTTATACCTCAACTTGGAATAGTGGGTGCAGCTGTTGCTACTCTCATAACTATGTCTATCAGTTATGGAGTACAACAAATCCTTATCAGTTGGCGCATCAAAGCCAATCCCTTTTCTTTGAATTATTTCAAGATAATATTACTGCTGAGTGTGGTTGTAGGAATCAATTTTTGCATTCCATTTTTATTTAATAAATGGTTAGATTTATTTTTTCGCTCAATTATTGTTATATTCATCGTCACGATCCTGGCATATTATCTGAGAGTTGTGCCTGAATTCTTTCAAAAAATAAAAACCAAAAGGGGTTTTTAA